The genomic stretch TCACGTAGAGCGCGTCGAGCCCGTCCAGGTGCGGCGCCAGCTCATCCCACGTCCACCCCGGCACGCCGCCGCTCATCTTTTCCCCGCGGCTGGCGGCGTCGGTGTAGACCAGCTCCACGCGGTTGTTGGGCTGGGGGACGGAGACGACCGCGTCGCGCGTGACGATGCCGCCCAGCGTGTCGAGGAGTTCGTGCGCGCGCCCGAGCAGGTCCGCGCCGACGTGGGCGATGGGGACGATCTCCCACCCCTCCGGCCGCATGGCCGCCGCGGACGCGAGCGAGAACGACATCCCGCCCCACGTCTCCAGCGGCCGCCCCGCCGCCTGGTCGGCCAGCGTCCACACTGTGTCCCAAACGAACGTGCCGAGGATGCCGAGGCGCTTCACTGGATAGTGCGGAAGTGCGTGAGTGCGGGAGTGCGTTGGGTTCGGTGCTGCACGAACTCCGGTGTGGACCGGCGCGGTTCCTGTTCCAGGGGCGGCTGAAGCCGCAGCAACAACCACGGAAAGCCTGACAAACTGCGCCAGGCTTCAACCGCGAGCCAACACCGGATCACCACCAGAATCGTCCACCGGGCCCGGCGCTACGCTCCGAACACGCCGTCGCACCCTCTCGCGGCGTGATTGTTGCGCCGGTAAAGGACGTCACGGCATACGGGCTTACCGGGCGCAGGCCGCTGACATTCACCGCACTTCACACGGAGGCGCATCATGCGGACGTCCAAATTGAAGCTGGAAGAGGTCGAGGTCGAGTCGTTCGAGCTCGGCGAGGGAGAGGACGCGAGCGGAACGGTGCGGGCGAACGAGCTCGTCTCCCAGGAGGGAACCTGCCCGGGGCAGACGGCCGCCTGCACCGCGTGCCGGCCGCTGTACTGCAACTGAGCCGGGCGGCAGGCGGATCGGGAAGTCGACCGCCGCTCGTACCGGAGCGGGCCTGATCGCGAGCCCGGGGAACCACGCCGGAGGGGCGGATCCCCGGGCTCGCGACCGGAATTCAACTCGAAGGCCCCCCGGAGAAGGGCGATTGAAATCGCGGCAACAACGGCCCGAAGTCCGCCTTCGCGGACTCCCCGCCTCGGCATCTCCGCTCGATTCGAGCCGGCAGAACTCCTCCGGTTCCCTTCCCCGCCCCCGATGCCGAGCCGAACAGCCTCGCGCAGTTTGCGAGGCTTCCCGTAGTTGTTGCCGCGGCTTCAGCCGCCTTCCGCACTCCCGCACTCCCGCACTTCCGTTCAGACGTGCCCGTAGTTCTCCTTCTTGAACACCGCCGCGGCGCCGACCACGCCGGCGGTGCCGGGGAGCTGGCCCGAGACGATGCGGCAGCATTCCTGCGCGCTGCGGAAGGCGCGGCGGCGCACCTCGGCGCGCAGCGGCTCGAACAGGTGCTCGCCCGCGCGGGTCACGCCGCCCGCGATCACCACCATCTCCGGGTTCAGGATGTTGATGATGCTGGCGATCCCCGCGCCCAGGAACTTGGCCGTGTCCTTCATCACCTCGTTGGCGTACGGATCGCCCTCCACCACCGCCTCGTACACCGTGGCGGCGGTGATGTCGTCCAGCCTGCCATCCACCATGTCCACCAGCAGCGAGGGCGCGCCCGCCTCCAGCCCCTCGATGGCGCGCGTGGCGATGGCCGGGCCGCTGGCGTACTGCTCCAGGCACCCGTAGTTGCCGCACTTGCAGCGCCGCCCGTTGCTGTCGATGGTCATGTGCCCGATCTCGCCGGCCACGTCGCTGCAGCCGTGGTAGATCTCGCCGTTCAGCACGATCCCGCCGCCGATCCCCGTCCCCAGCGTGAGGCCGACCAGCGTCTGCGTTCCGCGCCCGGCGCCGGTCCACCACTCGCCGTAGGTGGCGCAGTTGGCGTCGTTGTCCAGCGTGCAGGGCAGGTGCAGCGCGTTGGCCATCAGGTCGCGCAGCGGAAAGTTGCGCCACCCCAGGTTGGGCGTGTTGATCACCGTTCCCGTCTTGCGGTCCAGCGGCCCGGGCGAGCCGATCCCCACGCCGGCCACGGCGTCGCGGGTGGTGCCGTGCCCGGAGGTCACGGACTCGATCGCCTCCTCGACCATGGCCACCATGCGGTCCACCACGAACTTGGCGCCGCGGGTGGCGTCGGTGGGGTGCGTGCGCAGCCCCATCACCTCGCCGCCCTCGATGGGGATCAGGCCGACGACGATGTTGGTGCCGCCCAGGTCCACGCCCACGATCCAGCGCTTCTCGGCGGTGCCGGGGGTCATACGCTCTCCTGGTATGCGGGTTCGCCGTTCAGGCGAAGGGTGGGGTCGGGCGCCAGCTCGGCCAGCCCGCGCCGTGCGCGGTGCTCGCCGCCGGCGCGCAAGCGGGCCAGGAGCTCGCGGTTGCGGCGCAGCATCTGGGGGTCGCGGTACGGGCGCTCGTGGTGCAGGTGCAGGCAGACGGCCCGGTGGCGCGCCTGCACGCCGCGCACCCCGGCGTTCCGGAGACGGTAGCCCAGCGCCTTGTCCAGCCCGCCGTACCCCATCTCCCCCTCGAAGCCGTTCACCCGCTCCAGCGCCTCACGCCACACCGAGGCGTTGTTGCCGTGGAACTCGGTGCTGGTCGGCGTCAGCGCGTCGAAGATGCGGCCGATGCGCCGCGAGCCGGTGAGCCGCAGCGCCCGCCGCCCCGGCCGCCATCCCTGCGCGCGCAGCCAGGCGAGATCGGAGACGCGCCCGCTCGTCACGTCGTCCACGGTGATGCGGTCGCTCACCGCGGCGGGAAGCTTCAGGTAGCCGCCGGCGATGAATCGCCCCGGCGCCGCCAGCGCCCGGTGCGTCGCCACCAGGTCGCGGCGGGGGATGCAGTCGCCGTCGCTGAAGACGAGGTAGTCCCCCGCCGCCGCGGCGATGGCGCGGTTCAGGATCTCCGTCTTCCGGAAGCCCCGGTCCTCGTGCCAGACGTGGAGGAGGTCGAGATTCGCCTCCCCCCGCATCCGATCCACCAGCGCCGCCGTCTCCGCCCCCGAGCCGTCGTCGGCGACGACGAGCTGGAAGGCGCGGTCGGTCTGGACGGCGTATCCCCAGAGGACGCGCTCCAGGTCCCGCGGGCGGTTGTAGGTGGAAAGGACGACGGAGATACGCATCACCCCTTGGGGCCGGGCGTGCAGAGGAGCTCGGACGCGCTCTCCACCGAATCGCCGACAATGGGCTCCAGCGTGTAGCCGCGCGCCCGCAGCCACTCCACGCAGCGGCGGTGCGGCTCCGGCCCGTGGGTGGAGAGAAAGATGACCGGCCGCGCGGCTGCGACCGTCTCCGCGAATCCGTCCAGCACCGCCCCCTCGGCCCCTTCGACGTCGATCTTCACCGCGTCGGGACGGATCCCTCGCTGGCGGCAGAAGTCGTCCAGGCGCAGCGTGCGCACCTCGATCTCCCCCTCCGCGGCCAGGTGCCCGGTACCGCTCCCGGTGCCGAAGTCGAAGCGCGCGGTGCCCTCCTCGTCGCTCACCGCGGCCTGCTCCACGTGCACGTGGCGGAGCGCGTTCACGCGCACGTGCTCGCGCAGGAAGCGGGCGTTGGCCGGGTTCGGCTCAAAGGCCCACACCGCGCCGCCGGGGCCCACCAGGACGCCCGAGAGCAGGGTGTAGTACCCCACGTGCGCGCCCACGTCCAGCACGGTGCCGCCGCGGCGGACGTGCTGCAGGAAAAGGCGGGTCTGCTCGGGCTCGTAGGTGCCCAGCAGGATGCGGAGGACCTTGCCGCGGCTGGCCGGCAGCCACCGGCGCCCCCGCAGCGGCCCCGCGAAGATCGGCAGTCGCAACGCTCTCGTTCGGTCGTGGGATGGATGGGGCGCGGCCGCCACCGGCATCCGCGCGACCGACATTCTAACGCCCGGCGGCCCGATCCTCCAAACCGCAGGGGACAGGGGGACAGGGGAACGGAGAAGATTCCATCGCCCTGCCCGGAAACGAAGCTTGCCCGCAGCGGGAGATGGTCCCGATGCGGGCAAGCATGCGGAGCGGACGGGCTGCGTTCAGTCGCGTGCTCCCCTACCACTTCGGGGGGGAGAGGATGCCGACGGCGGGCTTGCCCTCGCTCAGCAGCGTCCAGCCGCGGATCAGGCGGTAGACGTGCCAGGCGAGCGAGCCCAGCCCGGCGGCGAAGATCATCATGAAGCCGAAGGGGAAGAACAGGACCATTCCCATGAGGAAGGCGAAGAACCCGGCCACGATCAGCCCGACCGAGACGAGCAGGGTGTTCATCAGCCACTCGGCGTGGGATTCCAGCCAGGTGCCGCGCAGCGCGTCGCGCTTGGTCATCCCGATGATGCCGGCCACGATCATCGTGGGCCACACGGCGAACGCCACGGCCATCATGACGTAGCCGATCTGCACGTTGTTCCGCTCGGCGGCCAGCCGGTCGGGCACCGGCGCGCCGGCGTACGGCGCGGGCGGGCCGTACGTCCGCGCCGCCGAGATGGGCCGCCCGCACGCGGGACAGAACGGCGCCGCGTCGGACACCGAGTGCCCGCAGTCCACGCACGCGATCATGGTCATGGGAACCGCCTTGCAACGGAGGATGGATCGAATTCGCCGCGGGCCGGCTTCCGCGCCCGCACACGCCCATACGCGCGCGGAGGCCGGCGAGTGTCAACGATGATGGATGGATGGCGCCGGACCCGCGTCGGGTTGGAGCGACTCGAGTCGGTCGGATTGGTGACGGTACGTCAGGTTTGTGTGCGCGAAAATGCGAGTGAACTCGCGGCTACAACGGCACACAGTCCGCCTTCGCGGACTCCACCGGCGCGTGGAAAGCGGCAGTGCGTCCCACCCGCACCGATGCCGGAAAGCTACCTCTCCCGGTACGGGAGAGGTGGACGGCCTAGGCCGGCCGGAGAGGGCGCGAGGCAGCGGACGCGCACCGCACGCACTCCCGCACTCCCGCACTCCCGCACTCCCGCACTTCCCCTCAATCCCCCACCTGCAGCACCGCCAGGAAAGCCTCCTGCGGAATCTCCACCGTTCCCACCTGCTTCATCCGCTTCTTCCCTTCCTTCTGCTTCTCCAGGAGCTTGCGCTTGCGGGAGATGTCGCCGCCGTAGCACTTGGCGGTCACGTTCTTCCGCATGGCCTTGATGCTCTCGCGGGCGATGATCTTGTTGCCGATGGCCGCCTGGATGGCCACCTCGAACATCTGCCGCGGGATCAGCTCGCGCAGCTTCTCGCTCACGTTGCGCCCGTATTCGTACGCCTTGTCGCGGTGGATGATCACGCTGAAGGCGTCCACCGGGTCGCCGTTGATCAGCATGTCCAGCTTCACCAGCGGGTTGGCCTTGTACTCGGCGAACTCGTAGTCCAGCGACGCGTAGCCGCGCGTGGCAGACTTCAGCCGGTCGTAGAAGTCCAGCACGATCTCGGCGAGCGGCAGGTCGTACGCCAGTTCCACGCGCTGCGGGTCGGGATAGGTCATCCCCTTGAACTCGCCGCGGCGCTCGTGGCACAGCTTCTGGACCGCGCCGATGTAGTCGGCCGGCGTCATGATCCGCGCGCGGACGTACGGCTCGTCGATGTGGTCGATCTTGGTGGGGTCGGGAAGCGCGCTGGGGCTCTCGATCCACAGGTCGCTCCCGTCCGTCATCACCACGTTGTACTTCACGTTGGGAACGGTGGTGATCAGGTCCAGGTCGTGCTCGCGCTCCAGCCGCTCCTGGATGATCTCCATGTGCAGCAGCCCCAGGAAGCCGCAGCGGAAGCCGAACCCCAGCGCCAGCGAGGTCTCGGGCTCGTAGCTCAGCGAGGCGTCGTTCAGCTGCAGCTTGGCCAGCGCGTCGCGCAGCTCCTCGTACTGCTCGGTGTCGGTGGGGTAGATCCCCGCGAACACCATCGGCTTCACCTCCTGGTAGCCCGGGAGGAGCTCGGTGGCGCGGTTGGCGGCGTCAAGGATGGTGTCGCCCGAGCGGGTGTCCTGCACGCGCTTGATCCCCGCGATCACGTAGCCCACCTCGCCCGGCCGCAGCTCCTGCAGCGGATAGCGGCCCAGCTGCAGGTAGCCGACCTCGTCCACGGGATAGACGGAGTCGTTGCTGCCGAAGGCGATGCGCATCCCCGGCCGGAACACCCCGTCCACCACGCGGATGGAGGGGACGGCGCCCACGTACTTGTCGTAGTAGCTGTCGAAGATCAGCGCCCGCGGCGGCGCGTCGGCGTCGCCCTCGGGCGGGGGGACGCGCGCGATGATGGCCTCCAGGATGTCGCCGATCCCGATCCCCGCCTTGGCGCTGGCCAGGATCACCTCGTCGGGGTGCACGCCCAGCAGGTCCACGATCTCCTCGCGGCGGCGCTCCGGCTCGG from Longimicrobium sp. encodes the following:
- a CDS encoding ROK family protein, with protein sequence MTPGTAEKRWIVGVDLGGTNIVVGLIPIEGGEVMGLRTHPTDATRGAKFVVDRMVAMVEEAIESVTSGHGTTRDAVAGVGIGSPGPLDRKTGTVINTPNLGWRNFPLRDLMANALHLPCTLDNDANCATYGEWWTGAGRGTQTLVGLTLGTGIGGGIVLNGEIYHGCSDVAGEIGHMTIDSNGRRCKCGNYGCLEQYASGPAIATRAIEGLEAGAPSLLVDMVDGRLDDITAATVYEAVVEGDPYANEVMKDTAKFLGAGIASIINILNPEMVVIAGGVTRAGEHLFEPLRAEVRRRAFRSAQECCRIVSGQLPGTAGVVGAAAVFKKENYGHV
- a CDS encoding glycosyltransferase, which translates into the protein MRISVVLSTYNRPRDLERVLWGYAVQTDRAFQLVVADDGSGAETAALVDRMRGEANLDLLHVWHEDRGFRKTEILNRAIAAAAGDYLVFSDGDCIPRRDLVATHRALAAPGRFIAGGYLKLPAAVSDRITVDDVTSGRVSDLAWLRAQGWRPGRRALRLTGSRRIGRIFDALTPTSTEFHGNNASVWREALERVNGFEGEMGYGGLDKALGYRLRNAGVRGVQARHRAVCLHLHHERPYRDPQMLRRNRELLARLRAGGEHRARRGLAELAPDPTLRLNGEPAYQESV
- a CDS encoding FkbM family methyltransferase translates to MRLPIFAGPLRGRRWLPASRGKVLRILLGTYEPEQTRLFLQHVRRGGTVLDVGAHVGYYTLLSGVLVGPGGAVWAFEPNPANARFLREHVRVNALRHVHVEQAAVSDEEGTARFDFGTGSGTGHLAAEGEIEVRTLRLDDFCRQRGIRPDAVKIDVEGAEGAVLDGFAETVAAARPVIFLSTHGPEPHRRCVEWLRARGYTLEPIVGDSVESASELLCTPGPKG
- a CDS encoding zinc-ribbon domain-containing protein; this translates as MTMIACVDCGHSVSDAAPFCPACGRPISAARTYGPPAPYAGAPVPDRLAAERNNVQIGYVMMAVAFAVWPTMIVAGIIGMTKRDALRGTWLESHAEWLMNTLLVSVGLIVAGFFAFLMGMVLFFPFGFMMIFAAGLGSLAWHVYRLIRGWTLLSEGKPAVGILSPPKW
- the lepA gene encoding translation elongation factor 4, with amino-acid sequence MRIDHIRNFCIVAHIDHGKSTLADRLIESTRTLQMREMKDQVLDSMDIERERGITIKLNAVRMEYAARDGRKYELNLIDTPGHVDFTYEVSRSLAACEGAILVVDASQGVQAQTLSNLFLAMDAGLEIIPVLNKIDLPGAEPERRREEIVDLLGVHPDEVILASAKAGIGIGDILEAIIARVPPPEGDADAPPRALIFDSYYDKYVGAVPSIRVVDGVFRPGMRIAFGSNDSVYPVDEVGYLQLGRYPLQELRPGEVGYVIAGIKRVQDTRSGDTILDAANRATELLPGYQEVKPMVFAGIYPTDTEQYEELRDALAKLQLNDASLSYEPETSLALGFGFRCGFLGLLHMEIIQERLEREHDLDLITTVPNVKYNVVMTDGSDLWIESPSALPDPTKIDHIDEPYVRARIMTPADYIGAVQKLCHERRGEFKGMTYPDPQRVELAYDLPLAEIVLDFYDRLKSATRGYASLDYEFAEYKANPLVKLDMLINGDPVDAFSVIIHRDKAYEYGRNVSEKLRELIPRQMFEVAIQAAIGNKIIARESIKAMRKNVTAKCYGGDISRKRKLLEKQKEGKKRMKQVGTVEIPQEAFLAVLQVGD